AGGAAAGAAAGGTTTAATTTTGGTTAAAATCactggctttttttttttgtgttgacccgggagagggggggggggggagaggagggaAGAAATTGATATATGTTATTTTGGCAAAATTAACTACTAAAATGTTAAATTATACGAGATATTCAGATATGGTTGAAAACTGTATTGAAATAACGAAAAATATTTGGCCTCAACTGTACCAAATCAGATTCTGAATCCTAATTTATTTCGTTGGTTTTGAAACCCTTGGGATAATTGCTTTTTGAATGAGGTTGGATACTTTCGTCGTGTGAGTTGGTCTGGGTATGTCAGCTTTTGGATGGGGATGATTGGTGTGCTCCTTTTCActattttgaacattttttaagTGATAATCTGTTTCTCTTGCTTCGATTAGAAGTATGACTTACCTTGCTAGAAcctccctttccttttctctttctctgttttgcTAGGATTGGTAAATCATGGCTTATGGACCTTAAATTGTCAAGGAAGCTGCCAACCACAGTTGATTTGAACTCTGACTGGAGGCAAATGAGAATAAAAGGGCTATTTGACATGGTTGCTAATCAATGAATGATAATACTATCATTTGTTTTTCTTGAAagagttttttcaataatattATCATGCACTTAAAGTGGATCAGATGGTTCGATCTGATGACTGGGTGAATGGGTTCACCAGAAAATGGGATCTCTTGGACTTCTATATTATATTTCTGAAAAACAGTTGGTCATTAGTTAAACTGTTCTGAAAAAATGCTTTGGTGACAACCTGGTGGTTCAAACTGTCCAGTCAGTCTGCTTCTGCCACTTAAGGCCTCGGCAATTTTCATGGATGAAAGAGAAGATCTTATATGATACAGTATGCGGGGATAGTATTCCAAGCTCAAACATGTGGAAGAATACTGAatgctatttttatttatctgatCTAAATGGTCAACATAGTCTTGGTGCAGATGGTGCAGTGGTCGGGATGCATTCCTAAACCCATTTTCTATATAACCACAATGTCCCTATCTTAATAAAGcgttaaaaaataatatctatataGTGCTTCGTATCTCTTAAatctatgttttttatttttcttgccaACAAAACAGTATTTTAATTCTTTTCCGCCCCACCAtcctttttttggggagggggggggaggggaggttgGTTGTTAAAAACAGAATCAGCTTTATGAGTGGTTACgatcatttttttatatttctgaTTACCACTGAGGGTCTTCCTGATGATTCTCGATGCAAACCAAGTTGCAGCTCATGATGTCTTTTTCACTTTGGGTCGGGTTGGTATTGCAAGGCATGAAACTAAATTTAGCCATAACTGTTTGTTGACTGTATTACTTTATAATTTGATTACGCTGTAACTAAAACCTATTCATTTCTGTGTTTTAGACACGAATTATTATGCTCCCCATCTGCTTACTATTCTTTAGtgcttttaagttttaaattgcCCCACTCTGTTgctagcatagttgtcacgtcgtctaggcgaccctaggcattggagggggcctggacgcaaggTGACACAAACAAGGCGGCCAAGGCGCCTGAACACCCTAAGCATCGCCTAGGcttcttgacaactatgtttgcCAGCCAAAACTTGGTGGTTGCTTTGTATTTCTTTAATGTGGCACACTTCAAGATATGTACTAATTTAGCTTGGCAATTAGGTTTGGCTGAGTAGAAAAAATTCTTAGGAAGGAAAAATGGATGAAGTTTATCCAATATGGAATTCTTTTTGACAGAATAGAGATGTGACAATTAAGGTTGGCTGAGTGGAACGAAATGCCAAAGAAGGAATACTAGATGAAGTTTGTCCAATATGGCATTCTTTTCAAGAGAGTAGAGTTGTCTCATTTCATATTTACTTATTGCCTCTACAAAACAATGCAGGTAATTAGAGACAGGAGATGGAAAGAAGTAACtgctgttttcaattttcccgCTACAGCTACAAATGCATCTTTTGTCTTGCGCAAGTACTACATTTCCTTGCTTCATCATTATGAGCAGATCTACTTATTTGGAGCCCAAGATTGGACCTCACCACCTGCTGGTGAGTATGTTGAACTTCTGGTGTCTTTGTAAATGTTATGGATCTTTAGTTCTTTACAATCCCGGGGAAAAAGAGGAAAGTTGTGTGCTAAATCTACAATGACTAAGGAAAATGTGTTGCAGTTCCTTTGCATTCTCCATCTCCCATGCCAGTTCCACATCGAGGGCCAGTTGAACCAGTGCTACCATCAGCAGAAACTCAAGCAAATGTTACCGTCAAACGAAGGAAAAGTACTGGGGAGTTCTTGCCTGGTGGTTTGTTCATCTCTTTACGCTACCCATCTTAAGTAGATAAAAGGCTTCAAGCCATCTATTTATGCATAATAgctttctttttatcttcaaTGCTATTTCCTTCCATGTTTAAGATACCaaattatttcttctctcaTGTGGCTGCAGCAAGTCCACCACCACCCATGCTTTGTCCTGTTGTTGGGGTCATTGATGGAAAATTTGAACATGGTTATCTTGTTAGTGTTATGGTTGGCACCCAGCAGCTGAAAGGTGTCCTGTATCATGCTAATGAACTCTCAGTTGGCCAAATGCCACAATATTCTGGTTATCTTGCCAATAATAGTGGCAGGGATGCTTCTGGGACAGGCACACGCCGCCGTAGGCGTCGGAAGAAATCAGAAATAAGAAGGCGAGATCCTGCCCACCCAAAACTTAACAGAAGTGGCTATAACTTCTTCTTTGCTGAGCAGCATGCCAGGCTGAAACTACTCCACCCTGGAAAGGATAGAGAAATAAGTAAGATGATTGGCGAATTGTGGAACAAACTAACAGAGACTGAGAAAGCTGTAAGAAAAAACACCATTGTCTTTGTTATGAACTACATCTGTAAAATATGAAGTACTCAAGCAATTTATTTCTTGGAGGATCATGAATTTACCGGTGTTCTTCTTTTGTTCTGATTTACGGAGTTCAGGTTTACCAGGAGAAAGGCTTTAAGGATAAAGAGAGGTACAGAAGTGAGATGGTGGTATACAGGGAGAGACAGAGAACTGGAGGAGTTATCAGTGATGCTGTTCCAATCCAGCAGCGACATGCAGGACCAGATGTAGCAGTGGTGGAAGTGGATCCAAACATAGATGCTGAAGAAGGTGACTCCCTTCAAACAATTGAGAGTGACACTAGTTCTGGAGTGTCTGATTCTGAGGAGGAGAAAACTGCAGAGATTGAAAAATCTCCGGTGGCAGGAAATGGATCTGAATCTGCCAGTGCAGTTCCAGGGGTAAAAACAGAGGGAGATGATTTTGAGTTGCTGAATAGGGATCAGAAGGTAGATGAGAACAAGGTTCAGGGCTCGGGTTTGGATAATGTTTCAGGGCCTATAAAGGAAGAATCAGTAGCTAGTGAAGGACATTGATCTGATGGGGGAATTGGTATATTCTTGAAAAGGTTTTGGCTCCAGTCATTCATCACTTTTGGTGCATTTGTAGAATCAGgtcattgttcttctttttttactGTTGACTTTATTATAGGATATGTAACAAATGTTGTTCCTTGTTTTGtggaattatttattttctaagaTTCTGGACAGTGTTGTAGTTGGAAAGTGTTTAATGCATTCAAGTATAGTAAACTTGTTTTCTCATTTAAGTTTTGGGCATTTCGACAGCCCAATACTCATTCAATCCTGGCCGCTGAAACTGTTGCCTAATTTGATTTCAGGAGACTATATCATAAAGGCTATGTGTGTAGTTAAGTGGAAGAAGTATCTGAAAAGCCTCTCTGCTTGGAGGTCTTTCGAAGATCTGTACTCATGTTAATATATTTTGGCCATCACTGAACATCTAACTATTTACTCACTGTTATGTTTAGCCAGCCAATTAAGATCTTACGTAAACAATGCTACGTGGCCCAAGTACCACGTGGTGTTTCTCACAACTGGATGGCAGTCAATAGAAAAACAATGCTAGTTGGAATCTAATCTATAAGACTACATCGATATGATTCCCTCTTTCCTAGACTATGTTTTACCCTCTGTTTGCATGTTCCATGGTCCTTTTACTCCTCTTTGATGCTTCATGTGTTGATGATGGAATTTCTTGAAGCGGTCTTCGTCTTTTCAATTTTATTGCTTTTAGTTGCAATGCTTGATGACACAGGTCTGCATGAAGGTGATGCATTTCCTGCCATGATGGGACATTGCTCTCAAAGATTTTTCTGCCTGTCTTCTCTGGTTCTGGTGTTCTGGTAAATGATCGTTGGAGACTCCATACCTCCCCTGCTTTCACTAACCCTGAATTCCCGATTCTGAAATGTGGATG
The nucleotide sequence above comes from Telopea speciosissima isolate NSW1024214 ecotype Mountain lineage chromosome 3, Tspe_v1, whole genome shotgun sequence. Encoded proteins:
- the LOC122656854 gene encoding high mobility group B protein 15-like isoform X1, whose translation is MSLWLQCLWFVLLLGYYYLRGYKSQNPQKFYEEQFKEDMVERGRGTEDQGPSCRRDLAMVSSSSACYAKPLPIREAPSNYRPYPPPLAKYQDVVADRKLFMDSLEKLHSTMGTKFMIPTIGGKELDLHRLFVEVTSRGGLEQVIRDRRWKEVTAVFNFPATATNASFVLRKYYISLLHHYEQIYLFGAQDWTSPPAVPLHSPSPMPVPHRGPVEPVLPSAETQANVTVKRRKSTGEFLPGASPPPPMLCPVVGVIDGKFEHGYLVSVMVGTQQLKGVLYHANELSVGQMPQYSGYLANNSGRDASGTGTRRRRRRKKSEIRRRDPAHPKLNRSGYNFFFAEQHARLKLLHPGKDREISKMIGELWNKLTETEKAVYQEKGFKDKERYRSEMVVYRERQRTGGVISDAVPIQQRHAGPDVAVVEVDPNIDAEEGDSLQTIESDTSSGVSDSEEEKTAEIEKSPVAGNGSESASAVPGVKTEGDDFELLNRDQKVDENKVQGSGLDNVSGPIKEESVASEGH
- the LOC122656854 gene encoding high mobility group B protein 15-like isoform X3, producing MTVHNFISSGYKSQNPQKFYEEQFKEDMVERGRGTEDQGPSCRRDLAMVSSSSACYAKPLPIREAPSNYRPYPPPLAKYQDVVADRKLFMDSLEKLHSTMGTKFMIPTIGGKELDLHRLFVEVTSRGGLEQVIRDRRWKEVTAVFNFPATATNASFVLRKYYISLLHHYEQIYLFGAQDWTSPPAVPLHSPSPMPVPHRGPVEPVLPSAETQANVTVKRRKSTGEFLPGASPPPPMLCPVVGVIDGKFEHGYLVSVMVGTQQLKGVLYHANELSVGQMPQYSGYLANNSGRDASGTGTRRRRRRKKSEIRRRDPAHPKLNRSGYNFFFAEQHARLKLLHPGKDREISKMIGELWNKLTETEKAVYQEKGFKDKERYRSEMVVYRERQRTGGVISDAVPIQQRHAGPDVAVVEVDPNIDAEEGDSLQTIESDTSSGVSDSEEEKTAEIEKSPVAGNGSESASAVPGVKTEGDDFELLNRDQKVDENKVQGSGLDNVSGPIKEESVASEGH
- the LOC122656854 gene encoding high mobility group B protein 15-like isoform X2 yields the protein MSLWLQCLWFVLLLGYYYLRGYKSQNPQKFYEEQFKEDMVERGRGTEDQGPSCRRDLAMVSSSSACYAKPLPIREAPSNYRPYPPPLAKYQDVVADRKLFMDSLEKLHSTMGTKFMIPTIGGKELDLHRLFVEVTSRGGLEQVIRDRRWKEVTAVFNFPATATNASFVLRKYYISLLHHYEQIYLFGAQDWTSPPAVPLHSPSPMPVPHRGPVEPVLPSAETQANVTVKRRKSTGEFLPASPPPPMLCPVVGVIDGKFEHGYLVSVMVGTQQLKGVLYHANELSVGQMPQYSGYLANNSGRDASGTGTRRRRRRKKSEIRRRDPAHPKLNRSGYNFFFAEQHARLKLLHPGKDREISKMIGELWNKLTETEKAVYQEKGFKDKERYRSEMVVYRERQRTGGVISDAVPIQQRHAGPDVAVVEVDPNIDAEEGDSLQTIESDTSSGVSDSEEEKTAEIEKSPVAGNGSESASAVPGVKTEGDDFELLNRDQKVDENKVQGSGLDNVSGPIKEESVASEGH